The Rhodamnia argentea isolate NSW1041297 chromosome 10, ASM2092103v1, whole genome shotgun sequence sequence CCTATCACGAGTTTGTGTGATGTCTCTTTTCAAGGAGCGATACTAAGTTCTTGCCCAAATGCGTCGAGATAGTGACTTGGTTCTGTCCTTAATGATGAACAGTAGTTCATGACGAATAGAGTATAAATTCAGGCCTTTATAGTGTgctcaattttcttttgaacttCGGTTGAAAATTATATTGAAATAATTAGATTTCATCTTCAAACATGATCAGACCGAAAATGTTGGACTGACATTAACATTTGTAGTCTGGATAACACGGTAATATGAGAGCAATTAGACATACAATTATATGCTGCAAACAAgcatcttttacatttttgtctTCCTCTTTGAGTAATGGGGAAAGGTTTTGTTGTATTTGGTGCATGTGGGCTTGGTTAATAACTTGAAGTAActtgaaagaagggaaaaaaccaGTAAAGATAGAAGTGGGTTTGCAGTTacctgaaaaaataaaaagtggatTGGCAAGTTGCTTGTTTCACTTCATTTTCACCTGCACACTTGGCGATGGTGCTAAGATTCTCGAGAGTGAATCATGGTGCtgtcattaataattaagtGAATTGTGCCATCTTGACATCACCCTAATCCCtcacatatttaccccaaaaaaaaaaaaaaaattcaccctaATCTAGAAGTCATGTTCGTGGTTGATTCATGGACTAAGATGACACCATTAAAATCATACAGCTGATGCACATGCTGCTCAAAAACCTCATGCAAGTCACACTGGAAGCAATTCTTGATGTAGACACTATCAAAGGGTTGAAAAGCTGGTTAATGGAAAATTAATATATCAGAAGTGGACACATCCCACCCACCTGTTCCTTCATGTTCAAGATACTCTTCTGTAGAAGCACTTATGAATGATGTTGGAAAATAACTTGCCTTGCGTAGATCAACAACTCTTGTGGTATGTATTGATGTAATTAGCTTGTCATTTAGGATACTCTGTTTTTTGTTGGACCACAAAAGCAGGGAAAGACGAATTTTTAAGGGAGTAAACggaaatatttgaaataagaGAGATTGTGTTATGGAAAggtaaacttttttattttcgtacTTGATGGAAAGTGGAGTGTAGGATTTGTCGTGGCGATTCAGTTCTGCTTCAGTTGGTTTCTTGATTTGTATAATTTGTTCCTCCTGCTTTTCAATACTTCTAGAATTCTACAACTGAGTCTACAAATTGGCGCGATCCTTACTAAAAGGTCAAAGCACTTTATGTTGATGGGCCTTCTGTTTAGAATTTAGTCAAAAGGGTCTGTTGCAACCACACCATTGAATTGCCAAGGATCTTTAAGATTTATTCTAGAAAGAATGGGTCCTAGAAAGTGGACCTACGTTTGTTATATTGTAGTTTAATAAAATTTGCCTCATTTATTCATCAAATTGTTCGGAATTTAGACTCTaggacaactttttcttgcTGTTGGCCCCATTGACCCACATTTGACTCCTTAGTAATGCAAGCTTATGCACAGAAAAAGATGGATCTTGTTTCTTGCAGTAGGTGTTCATTTTTATGCTAGCAAGTAATAAATTTGACTCCGATATTAGTTGATGTATACTTAAAAGTTTCAAGTTGCTATTCCTTTTGATGATTATCTAAGGTTTTTctatttcctcttttttggCCGAACCTGGATCTGCGCTCAATCTATTTTCGTGGAGgattaatttctttgttttataaATTCGACAAAATAATGTCGCGAGATATAGTAGTTGTCTGAACTTATTAATCTTGCTGCCAGCATTTTCTGGCGCTACCCAGTACTTCAGTACAGGCAAGATGTGAATTTTGAAGAAGCATGAGTGACTTTTTCCCCTAGAATCTTTTATTCCCATTTTGTATGGAAGAGTACATCATCCTTATGAGGATAAGTTTTCTCATCTATATAGTGTTCTTTGATATTGAAATCTTTGAGCTGCATAaacccttttttcttcttttttcataagAAATTTGAGTTCTTTGCTTAAATTGGTCTGTAGGGTTCTGATCATCTTCAGCCGGTAACTCGTTTGCTTGGCTTCCTGCAGTTCCTCCAGTTACAGATACTACATGGGAGTCACTCGTTCTCAAGGCTGATGGGCCTGTGCTGGTTGAATTTTGGGCCCCATGGTGTGGGCCCTGCCGAATGCTCCATCCGGTGGTGGGAGAACTAGCGGACGAGTACGCTGGGAAGCTCAAGTGCTTCAAGCTTAACACTGACGAGAGCCGTTGGATCGCGACTCGTTATGGAGTCCGGAGCGTACCCACGATCATGATCTTCAGCAACGGCAAGAAGGAAGACGCAGTCATCGGTGCAGTGCCCAAAACTACCCTATCAACCTGCATAGAGAAGTTCTTGTGAAAGCAAACaatagtgtgtgtgtgtgtaaaagGTGAATTGGCTACTTTGCAAGATATTTTGGAGAGTTTCCATCTGTCTGTGTTAGTGCTTAACTAGAATTCAATCATGTTTTTCTGTCTGGTGTGGGGAGCAACAAAGAgccaagaaaaataagaaatttgacATGATGCCAATGGCTTGGTGGTGGGTACTTTTCAACTGTTCTGAGCATGAATGATACAGCTTTGCCCTTTTGTCAATGTGTCGGTTTGAATTGATGCACATCAGCAGTGACTCTTCCTGGCCCATCCTGCCCAGCTCTTCTAGGGCTTTTGCTTTGCAATTTTCCCCCAATATCTAGAACTTCTATATCTGACCAGCTCTTCTTTAGATCAGATTCATCACGGCCTTCTTAGATTGAGTTGATTTGACGATCACCATTTCAAATTGGACTTTGTAGCTGCGGACACTGAGGAACAGGAACTCATGCCTCATGCTGTGATCCTCATATAGATCCTTCAACATCCTCCAAAATGCGCTGTTCTAAGGGATTCTGCATACTAAGTGGAAAAATTGTCCGTAAaaggtcataaacttattacacttttgtcaatttagtgctaagtttttttaaattttatcaattaagtcctaaactttttcatattttgccaattgagtccggATGACTAATTTAGCTCGTCGGCCAAattaagggggaaaaaaacacaaaaaagaaaagaaaagagaaataaaaaaatcgaaaaagattGTTGAAATTATCCATGTTCACGCCATTCGTCTCATGTATGACTATCTGTGTTCACGTCATCAATTTAtagtcaaaattgattaaatgtACTTAATTAgtaaaacgtgaaaaagttcaaaattcaattgataaaattataaaatttaagactgaattgataaaagtgtggtaaattttaaaactttttgaataatttttctcagCACAACCATGATTAGGAAAGCGACTACTTTCGAGTAACTTAGAGGTGGTGGGACAGAATCACTGCGACTTGGAGAGGAATAGAAAATTCTGATGGTGGGATTGATTCATCAGCACTTTTCCCCACTCTAAAATTACCACGACCCATCGTGGGAATTGCCGAATGATGTCGATTCCATCTTGTCGAAACACGTGGAATGGTCGCATGTCGCAACTTTGCAAACTACCCCAAGAGGGAGGAGACGAGGAGGGCACCATGAAGGTCCCCCCCGCCCTTCCaaaaccccccccaaaaaaaaaaaaaatcaatccaagGATACGACCCTGCCTGCCTATGTCCTGAGATCGATTGATTGCTTGATGCGAACCAGACAGCAGCAGAGAGAAATCTTCTGACCTTCTAGTGAACCTTGGCAACCCTTTTTTGTTCACAGGGACCACAATATTGTCCCCACCCCCGCTCTTTCCTTATCCAAAAAAGCTAATAGTGATCCCCAACGTTTTTGCCAGCTTGGATGATCTTATCTTATTCCGACTGGCTTATTTCACCCAGACCTTCGTTTTTCTCGTGTCCATCACGCAACATGTGATCTTGGCAAAACATTGATCCTTTCTGGCTTTCTCGCCCGAAATTGGACCGCCGTATGTTTTGATCCTAATCCTTCCGTGCgtttcagcagcagcagcgTACTTGTCCAAGCCATTCTATATCCGTGACTTCTTCGTTCCGGGGCTTCACCCACCCCCACCTCCTTCCAGCCAATCTCCCTTTCTCCCCGCGAATTCCCGACGACGCGCAGCCCGCGTATCCGACTCGAAACCACCCGTAATCCGGGTAAGCGTGGACGGAACGGGCCATTTTTTTAAGCGATTTGCTTAGCTCAATAGCGGAAATTCAGACATTAGTTAGACCCGCTACTTAATATACAAGCCACACCTTAACTGCATTGGCATAATTTATCTCgagctcccttttttttttataagctcCTTTTCGAAATTTGGTAGCTCTGTTACATAACTGAGGAGGTTGACCTTGAATTTATTAAACTTGGGGATACATCAGTAAACGGTGCATCTTCCTCGCCACAGGAGCCGACAATTTGATGTGGCCTCATCGGttttttatcatctttataGCTTATCGGATGACATCAATAATTACTcgttgattggttgatttaTTCAATTGGATAAGGTACGTGGCCGGCCGGGTAATGAGCACCCACTAGAGGCCGATTATACCAAACTAGAGCCGTGCATCATCAAGCATCTAGGCCTAGAACaccaacaaacaaacaaacaaacaaaaattgcCAAGTAGAACTACGCATCATTTATCATGTCATAACGTACATTTGTAACTTGTAAAGCTAATACACTCACGCTCCTATCCGATCGGGAAGCGATGAAATTCACGAGAACTAAGACCGATCGCTGAAGAGGGCGACGCCCCTCGATCTTTCCCTTAGCTCATCCTATCAAGAAGTGGTCAGACGGCAACCGATCTTTTACGTTTGAGTCTTTTCGGGGACCACCTCTTTAAGTAATCGAAGAAGGAACGCCGTGATTTTCGATACACCCAACTTGAGAAATCAACTTGTTATTGTCCGCTTCGAGGCATGATCGTCTTCAATAATTTGGGGGGTCAAACTCGGTGATCCCCTCAAAGGATGGTGAGTGCAACGTATGGCCTCTTGAGCAAAAAAGTCGAACGACGGCGTTTGCTCAAATCTACGGATCACCAATCAAACGAGATAAGCACTTTGTCCGAAAAAATTCCAgaggcaaaaaagaaaggaaaaaataaaaataaaaacacaatTATATAAAATAGCTATCAATATAATTAATGTTAACAAGTGGTCGGTAAAGGACGATGAGCATCCCATGATGGAAGCCCTCATTGCCAATTTTGCCATTATTGGTCACTCGGGGCGGTGGCcttactttttattttggctCGTTCCTACCAACCTAAAACCTAAAATTataggaggggaaaaaaagaaaaaaaaaaaaaacaaacacaagaacaaaaaaaaaaaaaaaagaagaaggagagttCTTGGGGAAACACCAAAACGGACATGTAACGTTTTCAACCCTCCTACCATCTACATTGGCATGTAACGTTCACGTTTCTCTAACCGAGATTCCGAATCGAAGTCGCCGGTCCTCGTAAACTTGTGCCGGCATCTTCCCTCGCGGCTTTTGACTTTGAATGTTCCGAGCGAGCGTGGGATTTTACGATGTCCGATATGGACGTTTtcggagaagaaaaaaaaaaaaaaacatcgataGTTTCGGCACATAGGGTATCTTCAAGAGCAGAGTGAGATAGATAATATAAGTGGTCATTGAGGTAAGAGATGAGATAACTTAAGTTTTTTTGCTCCtttcatattcatttttttttttttaatgctgtTCAATTTATAAAAGGCACAAACGTACCGAATGATTTGGAGGGACCGCTGTTTTAGAAATGCCTAATAACGCTCCTTTGACCTTAATTGCGAATTTGCACTAATTAATTTAATTGGTGTGgcgtggtggcggtggtgggagGGAAGGGGGTCATTATCTAGAGTGTGAAACATCCTTAAAAGTCGTCGGGACCGATCAACTCGGACTGTTCACCCGCCAAAGCTGGAGTCTCAGCTCCCCGACAAGAAAGACAAGACGCACTTCGTTTGGACCGGCCTAAGGACCGGGTTGAACTTTGATGTGCCCGCGATCGAGCCTGTGAAGAAAAAGTTAGCCAACTCCtatgttcttttcttctctttcttttcggcCTTTGGAATCGGGGAACGTATCGCAAAACAAAGGGCCCCGTTTTGATCATATGGGAATATCCTCAAATTATCCTGTTGCTTTCCCCGTACGtcgggggaaaagaaaaatttctacGCAACCCGTTTCGCGACCGTGCGAGAAACGTTACAATCGGACTCATCACGTTACTGAGTCACCGGCTCCCGCGGCTTCATCTTGACTATGAAGCCCGGTATTCATGAGTTAGCTGGAGAAATAATGATCCATTTATTGGGAGAGCGTGGCATGCGCAATTATTAACTGCTCGGTCTCACATTAATTTTTCGATGTGGGGATTCTCCAACACGATCCACACGTACGTCTCGACACATCAGTAGTGAGTTACTCGTCATCCAATTTAACATCAAACGAGCTATTATTTCATTTCTCTTCCGATCTCTcgatttcttcatcttcttcttcttcttttgggctATTTACTTGTCGGAGAACTTAAATCATGAAGACAAGGATCCATGCAAGAACATTCTAGAAGTGGCTGCACGTTTTGAATCATTGGTTGGGCTCCGTCGTCAATgcaagaaggaagagaaaaccGAGAGGGACTTGGCCGGGGGGAGAAGATAAGATAAAGCGGCGTTAAAAGGACCGTCCAATTGCCCGACCCAACGCACCACTCGCGGCTACTCACCTTCTAGAAAGTCAATCCTCGATAAGAGACCAAGATGGAAATTTAATACCTCTCTTTCTAGAAGGCCTCTCTTGTTGGCCCCACACGTTCCTCGTCTTTTAACGGAGCCACGTTCTCCTGTCGTAAAAACACCGGATTTTAATTGATCAATTCCCTCGGGGACTCCGCCGTTTCATGTTTCCCCCGTCGTGTGTTCTAGAACGAGATGTGGCCGATCGAAACGGGGTGAATCGGATTGAATTCGAATCGAATCATAAAGAATCCAACCTCTGATAGATTtagtttgataaaaaaagaaaatagatttaGTTAACTCGTTTGACCCATTTTGCATTCAATGCAAACCTAGCAATTCATACCCAAGCCGATCGAGGTGAAAATGTGAAATAAGTAAGCACGCgggagagaatgaagagagagttgGGATTGGTtctaaataagttgtaaactcatttatggcttttttttttatctatttaacgcccatattttatttaaatatatttatagtccattttttaaatataatcaaCCCATATAACAATTCCGACTTTCATATATGAGATCTTTTCTATGTGGATTAAGGAACGTGCTTACGAACTATTTTGATAGGTTTAGTCGGATGTAACAATAAGATGTTGCTACCGATTACCTTAAGAATATTGGTTGAACATCGGCACAAAGAAATTGTGGTTTccaaagtacttttttttttgtgtgttaaCACAAgggtattcttttttttttttgggattttttttgtcggtACGCTGGATAGATTTAATGGGAGTACTCATTAATAGGATCCAAATTAATTACGTTTGATATTTTCTATTCGAATAGGATTTCTGCAGATCACGTCGACCGCTATCATGAAAAAATAGTCATCTATAAACTTCATCAACTTTATTGGGGTATAGTTCATACTCCCTATCGACAAGAAAACTCGAGGATGCCACTCCAGAGGAGTCGTGAGGACAGCGCTCCCGAGCCGCCGTagggtttttatagtttgagctcggattttatttatagtttgggtttgggctcatgaatagctaatactatttatatttttttttttcgcttataATTGAATGATTAACGGAGATGTGCGACATGCTAATTATAATTGAATCATTTACTATATATAGTTCTAATTTAAGGGCGAACCATGATAAATCTGACGTCTCGATTTCCTTCTCTCGTCTTTTACGCTTTGTTTTGTGATAGTTTGTGTGCCGAATCCTAGGAAACGTTTCACAAATGATCTGCAGTACACGAGCATGAAGCACGAGGATTACAAATTCATCCGTGGGCACAAGTCCTATCAACACCTCATCCCAACCACTGCACTAGATTGGCCTAACAAACATCTTAAGGAATCTTACAAATAGGACTCGATAAAGGTGTGGACGGTTAGTGTGTAGTTATCATGTTGACTAAGCTCGCAATTTCCCTCCACCACTCAGCTTCATAAACTTTGATTTGAAGCATTAAATTATGGGTTTGCttctgaaagagagagagagagagagagatgcttggGGAGACTTGCATAATGTCGTTTAAATAACTTGAATTGTCCGTATCTCTCTCTGTATGACAAGAACATCATGTGTATTGTAACACCAGCGAGGACAATCTTGAAGTGGTGTTCTTTCTTGACCGATCAACCCTAGTGATTTTTCAATTGCATCCTATCTTTTTCAAATCATCATTGACGTAATGTGATATATCTTCTCTCTATTATTTATCCGTCGGTTGCAGACAAAAGTGATTTGCGAAACGAAAATCGAGGGAATCGATATAAAAATCTCGTTaatgagagattgatgaggCTTGAATTGATTATAAGAAGTGTTGATTTGTCTCGCGATATCAAAGTTCGAAGATTGTTTGTAAATTATGACACTGATTATATCTAATGAATAGAGGGTTAAGGCACGTGCTTTTGCTTAGCATCTGTGATTTGCCAACACAAGAGGATTACTTACCATGAAATAGGCACGAGAGACTGTTACCTCAAGAACATGTCATACTATCGCCTTTATTTAACGTTAGTTCTAGGGGGGGAACAAAAGAAAGAGGCAATTAGGAAATGTTAGGGCCACTTGCAATTTTAGCTCGCGTCTTACTTGACGTACCTTCTCGAGATGGAATTCAGTTCGGGATCGTGCTCAAGCGAGCTCGTGATCCTTTTGCTTATGTTACTTCGGAGGAGGATCAACAACCAAATgacgattcgattcgattcggcTTCTTCGATTGATATGTCATGCGAGTACTTGTCTATTTCGGTTTGACTATGGGGTTTTCAAGATTAGGATCCGGTTATTCAACATTTGGAAACCTTGGGGCTTGCTTTACAAGCAATTGACCCGACTCATCTTCAGATTAGATGTCTAGTCACCCCTTCTTTTAACGGCTTCAAAAGAGTTCTAAAACCACGGGGATTTATTCAATAGCTCATGCCAGCAGATTGTCCCTAATCCAGCAAAAATCAGATTGAAAATTCtcaccatgtttttttttacgtGCGGTTGAGCTTATCAATGGAATAGGGAGTGGGTCAAAAAGGGTCATCAACCACAAACCATGGGTTGCTCATTGTTTGTTATCGATTCATGATGCCCTTACatcgaaaaaaatagaaagaaagacaGAATTATAGTGTGGAAATATATGGTGTGGAGTCGAAGGCAAAAAATAACTTAGGGTTGGTTTATGtaaaggaaaattatttccgaaaaattatttttcggcAATCCGGTGTTTCGACAGCGgaaaaaaactaatcgatttTAAGAAAGATGCTTTCCATGGATTGAAAACAACTAGTTCAAATCGGGAGGAAACGACTTTTCCTCCCGACAATAAGAAATCACTTTCCCTAAATCACCCAACAAGTGAAAACTAATCCCCATGAGAAAATGCGTTGTTTTATCATGATTTTTTCAGTAAAACAAACGCACTCATAATTATGAATTGTATTTATTAATCTTCAATTGGATTGCAATGTGTCTGAGAAAAATCTTGTTAAATAATGTTCATATCAAGTGACGTGTTGATTATACTAAAGTGAATATTATTCGATTTATCGGCTCTTCTTGAATTTATAGCGACCGGTGGAGCGGAGAAATCGCTTCGCGAATGATGCCAATTAGCGTAGTAATTGTTGCATTTGGACTCCCAACCGCCCcgtgcccaaaaaaaaaaaatttgcaaaaaatgaaagtgaagaAAGCCTTGACCTACTTAGcttaattttctcaaaagtcCGTAGGAATTGAAGCGAAGTTCAATTTTACACGTCAATGTTGACAAATTCGCACAACCTAGTGCTTAGTAGCTTGCCAAACCAAGGGCTAACTTTAGGCGTGACCGAGGGTGAGTgtgggaaaagagagaggataAATTTGGTAATGACGTCCAGGAAAACCAAGCTGAACCCATGGTGTTCGAATGTAGAGAAACTATGTATCAACCGAATACGTACGAAAGGGGTAGAACTGTCTCTAATATCAATCGATAACAAGAGACATAAATCAAAGTTCTGATCGGACCCAAAGTTAAGGACGATTAAGTTACCCAATGCAAAGTTAAAAGGGATAATCTTCGGAGGAGGAGGttaatgcaatttttcctttctttcttttttttgattAAGTGTGTGAAAGCCTCTTTTGCTAAGCGAGAACCCTAAACCGCCCACCACCGTTACTTCGACCACAAACTATTCGTCCTAGTTCGCCAATATTATAACATTTCCCCCCCATAAAAAATCTCCGAGACAGGAAACTATTGCTAATGATTAACAACTCATAATCCGAATTAATTAGAGGGCACGAAACGGCAGATTCCCATAGCCGGTTCGACACGTGCACAGTCCGCGTGCCACGTGTGCAAGGGATGGCAGTCATCGCTCCGTTTACGGTCGCCTTACCAAGTACCCAGTTACCCACAGGCTGTGGGCCACAGCGTAAGTACGCAGCCGCACATCGATACGATGCAGTCGCGCGCACCGTATAATTTCTCTGTCCTcgctttgtgtgtgtgtgtatatattatAGCGTTCGTTCTCGTCATCTCCATCATCCGTTACCACTCACCGaatcgcctctctctctctctctctctctaagctcGCAGGCTCTCT is a genomic window containing:
- the LOC115752323 gene encoding thioredoxin 1 isoform X1 → MSSMAAMHESVALSSPNVRPSLRRPAAMASSPAAISLPSRRKAGALPGFVGLKIQSRSLASSNSKSSRASCCSRNGRIVCEAQGTALDLPPVTDTTWESLVLKADGPVLVEFWAPWCGPCRMLHPVVGELADEYAGKLKCFKLNTDESRWIATRYGVRSVPTIMIFSNGKKEDAVIGAVPKTTLSTCIEKFL
- the LOC115752323 gene encoding thioredoxin M2, chloroplastic isoform X2; amino-acid sequence: MLHPVVGELADEYAGKLKCFKLNTDESRWIATRYGVRSVPTIMIFSNGKKEDAVIGAVPKTTLSTCIEKFL